The following DNA comes from Microbacterium terregens.
CGACGAGCCCGACATCGACCCGCCGACCGGCATCCCCTGGAACACCCCCGAGACGATGCTGCCGGCGCCCTGCCCGATGAAGTCCCGCGACGTGTTCGGGGGCCGGCCGGTCGGGGTCGGGAGGCCCGCTGACACCGCGGCGCCCTGCACCAGCCCGACGAACGCGAGCGAGAACGCCGGAATGATCAGGAACACGACATCGTCGATATTGGGAAGCACCGGCGCCGGAAGGCCGCTCGGCACGTCGACGATGTCGTCGAGCAGGAGCACGGGTGTGCCGAGCCAGATGTTCAGGAGGACGGCGAGGCCGGACCCGAGCACGACGGCGACGACCAGGCCCACCGAGCCGATCGGGGCGAGTCGGAACAGGTGGATCAGTCCGATCACCAGCAGTCCGACGGTGACCGACGCGATGCTCCATTCCGGGATGTGCAGAAGCTGGTCGACCAGCTTTGCGAGCCGGTTGCCGCCCTCGGCCGGGTAGCCGGTGAGGTTCGACAGCTGGCCCAGGATGATGTTCACGCCGACCGCGGTCACGAAGCCCGCCATGACGGCCGTCGGCACGAATCGGACGAGGCGCCCGCCGCCGAACAGGCCGGCGAGGATCATCACGATGCCGGTCATGATCGCGAGGGTGTACAGCGCGCGGTCAGGATCGGCGCGGCTCTCGAGGTCGGCGTCCGACACGATCAGCGCCATGGCGCCGGTCGCCTGCACGACCATGAACGTGCTGCTGGTGAAGAACGCGGCGCCGACCATGCCGAACAGGTACGCGTACAGGCCGGCCAGCGGATTGATGCCCGCGAGCAGACCGGCAGCCAGGCCATCCGGCACGGCCTCGACACCCAGCACCAGACCCGACACGGCATCCTTGCCGATGGTCTTGCGGGAGAAGAGTTTCCGGAGCGCGGCGCGCACGCTCACACGCTATCGAACGCCCCCGCGCGCCGACACCGGGGCCCGCATGCACCGACACCGTGACCCGCGCCAGCCCTACCCAACCGACGACACGTTGACTAACGTCGGAACGTCGGCGTCAACGAGGTCGCCGATATCCGAGAGGAGAACCATGTCGTTCACGTCCCACAAAATGGGTGCGGCGATCGCTGCCGCTGCCATGGTGGCAACCGTTGGTCTGGCATCGCCGGCCTTCGCGGTGCCCGAGGCCGATACTGTCACCAAGCTCACCAAGGCCGTGAAGATCAGCCAGGTGATGAACCATCTGAAGGAACTGCAGCGCATCGCCGACGACAACGGCGACCGCGCGGCCGGACGCCCCGGATACGCGGCATCCGTTGATTATGTGGTGAAGCAGCTCACGCGCGCCGGGTACACCCCCGAGGTGCAGGAGTTCCCGTTCACCTATGCCGAGGAGAATTCCGAGCTCACGCGCGTCGACCCCCCGACGACGTGGGTGGACGGCCAGGACTTCCTCCGCAACAACTTCGACTCCGGAAGCCCGGAGGGTACCGGCACCGGGCCGGTCGTGTCGGTCGACCTGGTCGAGCCGTTCCCCGGGGACGGTCTGAGCACGAGCGGCTGCGAGGCGGCGGACTTCGCCGGCTTCGAGCCGGGTTCGGTCGCCCTGGTCCAGCGTGGAACCTGCGGGTTCGCGGTCAAGGCGCTCAATGCGCAGGCGGCGGGTGCCGTCGCGGTCATCGTGTCCAACGACGGTCGGCCCGGCCTGGTCGGGATGATCGGCGACGCGACCGGACTCACCATCCCGGCGGTGTTCGTGGCCTCCCCCGTCGGCGAGGATCTCGCCTCGACGCCCGGCGCGGAGGTGACGGTGACCGTCGACTACTTCGCCGAGGAGCGGACCGCGTTCAACGTGACCGCGGAGACGACGACCGGCGATGACAGCAACGTCGTCATGGCGGGCGCACATCTGGACAGCGTGCAGAACGGCGCGGGCATCAACGACAACGGCACGGGCAGCGCCGCCCTGCTGGAGACCGCGATCCAGATGCAGCGCGTCAATCCGACCAACACGGTGCGCTTCGCGTGGTGGGGCGCCGAGGAGGAGGGCCTGCTCGGCTCCGAGCATTACGTCGCGAACCTGACCCCGGAACAGCAGGATGCCATCGCGCTGTACCTGAACTTCGACATGATCGGCTCGCCGAACTACTTCTACGGCGTGTACGACGGCGACAACTCGAGCGGAACGGCTCCGGAAGGGTTCATCCCCGAGGGCTCCGCGGCGATCGAGGACGTCTTCGAGCAGTTCTACCAGTCGCAGGGGCTGCCGTACCAGGACACCGACTTCTCGGGCCGCTCGGACTACGGGCCGTTCATCGAGGTCGGCATCCCGGCCGGCGGCCTGTTCACGGGCGCCGAGGAAATCAAGACCGCCGACGAGGCCGCGCTGTACGGCGGTCTTGCGGATGTCGCCTACGACCCGTGCTACCACCAGCCGTGTGACAGCCTCACCGCCGATGGGGCGGACCAGGCGCTCTACAAGGCGCTGAACAAGGCGTACAAGCAGCGGCTCACCGGGAACGTCAACCGGATCGCCTTGGACGTGAACTCCGACGCGCTGGCGGCAGCCATCATCACCTTCGCGTTCGACACATCGACCGTGAACGGCACGGCGGACACCTTCAGCGCGAAGTCGTTCGGATCCAGCGTCGACCTGAACGCCCTGCGGGACCGCTACACGCAGTAGCGGGACGCGAAGCGGCGGGGACGCATGTCGTCCTCGCCGCTTCGGCGTCGCTGCAGCGGCGAGACCGCTATGCGGCGGGAACTGCGGAAGCCATGCGCTCGGCCTCGCGGCGCTCGAGCGCCGAGCCGCCCGTCCCGATCTCGCAGC
Coding sequences within:
- a CDS encoding SulP family inorganic anion transporter produces the protein MRAALRKLFSRKTIGKDAVSGLVLGVEAVPDGLAAGLLAGINPLAGLYAYLFGMVGAAFFTSSTFMVVQATGAMALIVSDADLESRADPDRALYTLAIMTGIVMILAGLFGGGRLVRFVPTAVMAGFVTAVGVNIILGQLSNLTGYPAEGGNRLAKLVDQLLHIPEWSIASVTVGLLVIGLIHLFRLAPIGSVGLVVAVVLGSGLAVLLNIWLGTPVLLLDDIVDVPSGLPAPVLPNIDDVVFLIIPAFSLAFVGLVQGAAVSAGLPTPTGRPPNTSRDFIGQGAGSIVSGVFQGMPVGGSMSGSSLVVASGAKTRLVFVVAGGVMALVILFASDLVNYVAMPALAGLLIVIGIGAIKPSRILSVIKSGPLPTTVMAVTFGLTLVMPLQFAVLVGVGMGIILFVGQQSNRVRVRQVHVRDAGRIRETDPPARIPAGEIVILQPYGSLFFASAPVFENQLPAVDRDSKGAVVIIRLRGTDQIGLSLIEVLRRYARELRDAGAWLKLVISEKRVFDQVQTSGLAEELGPGNVYRSSEWVGETVRRAYADAREEQRG
- a CDS encoding M20/M25/M40 family metallo-hydrolase produces the protein MSFTSHKMGAAIAAAAMVATVGLASPAFAVPEADTVTKLTKAVKISQVMNHLKELQRIADDNGDRAAGRPGYAASVDYVVKQLTRAGYTPEVQEFPFTYAEENSELTRVDPPTTWVDGQDFLRNNFDSGSPEGTGTGPVVSVDLVEPFPGDGLSTSGCEAADFAGFEPGSVALVQRGTCGFAVKALNAQAAGAVAVIVSNDGRPGLVGMIGDATGLTIPAVFVASPVGEDLASTPGAEVTVTVDYFAEERTAFNVTAETTTGDDSNVVMAGAHLDSVQNGAGINDNGTGSAALLETAIQMQRVNPTNTVRFAWWGAEEEGLLGSEHYVANLTPEQQDAIALYLNFDMIGSPNYFYGVYDGDNSSGTAPEGFIPEGSAAIEDVFEQFYQSQGLPYQDTDFSGRSDYGPFIEVGIPAGGLFTGAEEIKTADEAALYGGLADVAYDPCYHQPCDSLTADGADQALYKALNKAYKQRLTGNVNRIALDVNSDALAAAIITFAFDTSTVNGTADTFSAKSFGSSVDLNALRDRYTQ